The nucleotide window AGGAAAGGGTATTTGTAGGATTCCTTGTTTCAAGTTGCCAAGCTTAGACGTTTACCTTCATAGAGTTTGTTTAAGATTATTGTCTTATCATAGATTCCTTgcattaattttaatgaatttttaattattattttttattataccaAAACACATCCTACTcattcattatttaatttatagtaaGAAATCTCTTCATAAGAATTAGCAGTTCTCTCTGCTCCCCCTTCCACCAAttgaatcagttttttttttaaaaaaaattgtaatgtgAGAGGGAATATATAATGACAGTCAAACTATCACTAATTAAGATATTGCACACGTAACACATTAGGTGACGATTTAAAGTACAATATAATTTGGTTAAAAAACATTATGGAGTTCAACGAGGTTTTGTAAACGGATTGAAGTTGAAGAAaatttgattcttatttttatagcTTTTTAAATCATGTATCTTATCCTGATTTCCTTATGGGATTCACATATGGGTGGCTCCTCAATagaaaacaatatgttatcaccTTTGAAGCATATCGTTGAATATTTTAGACAATCTGGCaattattattacattattattcaTCTTACGTTTTTATTATGATTAGGTGAGCATAGATGCACAATTCATCAAAATACGATAAAATCTGAAGATTCTGgataataaagataattactCTGGCTATAATTAATCTATCTATAGTGATGTTTATATAGTAAATTAgatataaaaagttttaatgccttatttgattttattagtgtagtatttacataaataaacaaataaaaatatatttctaatatagtattaattaaagtaattactaaagataatatataattaaacttaataatattatattaattatatttaataaatgtaatatatatatatatatatatatatatatttattaacggTATGACTTTTCATATAAATCTAGTTTTCCATTCCAGTTTACAATAAGCAggttaaacaaaagaaaaatctgGAAGAAGATAACAATTGGTTCCAAATTTGGAATGTTGTCACTAGTCAGTGTCAAACTGTTACTGGTGAAAAGTACATATTGGTAGAATAATAATGGTTAAAAAGAAGTAAATATAGAAACAAAATCAACACATGGAATGTAAGGCATGTCCAATTTAATTATCTTGCTGATGGAAGGCAACCATTTGATACGTCAGGGCTCTCAATTTCAAGAAAGCTTGTGAGTAAAGTTTTCCGGGAAGAATGTGGCTTTGAACTACTACTACCTGAAAATGATGATGAAGACTTTAGCTTATTCTCTGTTCCTTTTTCAATCTTGATAGCATCTTGTATAGCCAAAATGATTTCTTGCATCCTTGGCCTGGAGGCACCATGTTGTTCAACACATTGCATGGCAATTTCAACCACCCTCCAAATGGACTCAGTTTTGGCATTTCCTTCTAGAGAAGGGTCAATGATGCTCATTGCATCTCCTTTATGAGTTAAGGATCTTGCCTGCAAAACGATGCTTTTTAAACTAGTAAGATTTTAATGCTGATTTACCATTAAGTCTACAACAGAATTTTTAAGATATGGTTAGTTGAACTTAAGTGTGTTAAAATTTTGCAATATACTTCTGGGCTCCTGGCAGAATTAATTGCATTCGATGTACAATATTGTACATGTTCGTGTTTTATTCTTGTTTAACATCCTTTAATGATGTCAATGTTTCATCTTGTGGTTAATGAAAGGGAAACATACCCAGTGAACAATGTTCATTTCGTCACTGTAATCTTCAGATGACACAGGCTTTTTTCCAGCAATCAGTTCTAGCAGAACAACTCCAAAACTGTATACATCACTCTTTTCTGTCAATTGCTGACTTGCATAGTACCTGTAATTGTAAAGAACAAAGACAAACTGAATTTGACACATTCAAGGAAAAAGATAAACACACATGAGACCCATGACTTACTCAGGATCCAAGTAGCCTACAGTTCCTCGTGCAATGCTAGATATATGGGTTAAATCTTCTTCAGCTAATCTGGAGAGTCCAAAGTCTGATACTTTTGCTCTCATATTGATGTCTAGGAGAATATTTCCTGTCTTTATGTCACGGTGAATGATACTAGGATTGCATCCTGTGTGTAGGTATTCAAGACCTGTAGAAATTGGAATTTGTTCTTCATCTGTTTTAACTTGGGAGTTAAAATACTTTacaatttaaatgtttttaattcttccaaatatgtcaaattttagttttaatactATTCCTCATCAAATAAATggcctattattattattatttagtcatAATGTGACATACGTTTAGATACGTCGTATCAGCAATCACTCTGGAATATATGTGACATAAGAGTCATtttcaaatcttttaaaatttataataaaatcaaaccaacattttttttgaaggactaaaactaaaacttgTCATATTTATAGGAACTAATAAACATTAGACCATACTAATTTTACTTATGGACCGTGAAGGTAGTCATTGATCAACCTTTGGCTGCATCTTCTGCAATACGAAGACGAGCTAACCAGTCTAACTTCTGCTTCTTGAAACTCTCTGTCATAACATTGGAAATATATGTCATGACATAAACtttactattaattaaataaatgcatACGGGGTTGGAGGTTAGCCATTAGACCATGAATGTGATCCCGTAAAGTGCCATTGTGCATATACTCGTAAACCAGAATATGCTGACATTCTTCTTCACAATATCCAATCAAGGGAACCAAATTTCTGTGATGAATTCTGGATAGGAGGGCCACCTGCATTTGTGACTCTATAATCAAATAACtgaaaattaagatttttcATGTATTATGGTTGTTACGTTTAGCCATCTAAGAAATCCATGTTTTAATGCAGCTGCAGTTAGGCATGAGCTGGAGTCAAGAAGGTTGTGACAGTGAggtatttacatttttattttggagAATGCCATACTAATGAAATTCATGGAATCAATTCTTTTTGGTTGATATACACTTcctaagataaaaattattcacAACAGAACTTGTTGTCTATCAGAATTCAAATTGGAAAATGCTGAAGGGACAAAATTGAACTCTACCTCGTTAACAAATTGCTGGTTCCCGTGACAAGATGATTCATTCATACTTTTAACTGCTATTTCTTTTCCATCTCTCATTTTCCCATAATAGACAGATCCAAAGCTTCCTTTGccaattttctttgaaaaattgtcAGTAGCTTCTTTCAACTCCGAGAGTGTAATATAGCAAGTAGTATTTTCATCCATTAAATTTCCACCCCGAAGAAACGAGTATCCAGGTTTACTGTTAGTGCGTCCAGAAATTCCTGATGGGGACAAAAATGATTGGTTGAAGAAGTTTGATTGTAATCAAGTTGAAACAAGAGCATTAGATTTAAACTGGATGGCTAACCTTTTTCCTCACGTTTCTTTTTAGACGCCTTTCTCCGTGTATTAAGCAATAGTACCAAACTTACTAAGAATAATATTAATAGAATCACTAGTACTCCAATTGAAATTCCcaaaaccatcttaaaatgCTTCTTCTTTCCTCTGTGTAGTTCAGCATTACCATCATAGCTGgaacataaattaaatatggCTGTTACTTCAATCTTGGTACAAGACTAGTTGAAAAGATCCTTGTTCTATTATGTTCAAACTGATTCCATTGTCAAGTCAAATCAGTGAGCATTTAAAGCAATTGCATATACATGAACAATATGTAAGAAAATTGTTCCGTTGCTGAGCTtacttaaaaatgatttttttagatattaatCCGGCTGGTATTTCCCCGCTAAATGAGTTGTTCTGTATGAACCTGTCACAGATTCACAGATGCCGTGTGATTAATAAACATATGAGGATAGCAATATCAATTATGTTCAACTAGGAAAAGTCAGGTTAACTAGGGAAGTACTTCAAGTGCTGAAATTAGAGATGAGAAACATTTAAGTGATACATACAATGCCTGTAAGCTTGGCAAACTACCCATGTCAGATGGTAGTCGACCTGTCAACTTGTTGTTCTCTAAATGCCTGCATGTCATCaattaagaaatgaaaatacaaaaaaggaaaacatagAAAGAAGAATTTTTGgagttaaaaactaataaatttgaaatatgaGCTGAAGTTTTGATTGCGCTCCAACCCTCCAAGGAGGGGCATGCGTCAAACTCAAGAACTTACACAATCTTTAGATTTATAAGTTTGCTCATGTCAGGTAACTGTCCAGTAAGCAAGTTGCCATCTAACCACCTAAGTAACTCAGAACGAATTACAAGAGAAATCTCATTAAAAATCTGTAAGTAGTTCTATTATGAAGATCAATGTACTTACAACTCTGTCAATGCTTCCATATTGCTAAGCTCAGATGGGATTTCACCCTTCACATTCCTTCTCGAAAGAATTCTAATACAAACAATtgcaattagtaaaaaaatattcagtTTTAACTTCCAATAAATGTTTAGCATAGCAAAATGTTCAGTGAActttttgaaatgtttgatCATGAGTTTCATCATGCCACAGCCTATTTTATTCCCAACATAAATAATACAGCATTTGCCATTCTATTATTCAAACTCTTTTGATGCATTTTGGAATTCAATATTCTTAAGTATTCAAAAGCTGTTGTCAGAGATTAGTGATTCAAAGAATGACAATTCACTCGCTATGAAACAAAATTGTCAACAAAAGTGATTGAAGATGTTACATTTTAGTAATTCTTGGAGGTGTGGTGGTACTACAATTCACCCATTCCCAGGGAGTTGGAACACAAGGATCGCCTTCGTTTGTCTGGGAACTTTGAGCAGACAATAATCGAAAAGCATTTACAACAGTTGCTGCAAAATGAAAGTGTGGTTAGAAATCAGTTCATCTGGCTCAGCATCAATGCTTATGCATTATGAAACAAAATGtctattttcacaaaaaaaataaaaaaataacagaacttACTGTCTTGCTTGTCTGTTTTTGAAGCAATCTGTACATATTTACTTATTTCCAGTGCATTTAGAAGAGGTCCTCGAGTAGAATCCGGGGTCATAACAAAGGAGAATGATAAAACAAACTCCAGAGTCACATTCATGTAACTTGGTTCATATAAAGTGTAGCTCCCATTGGCATTCTCGGCAATGTTAACTACTGCATTGCTATAGTCAGCTATATAAGGTtgctttaatttgaattttcgaCTCTCGTTCTGACCCAAATCTTCAATCTCTGCGAAATATGCATAAGCTCGAGCATTGGCAGGGAAGTCTTCCAGGTTCAATCTGTAGCTGAGTACTCCTTTTGTGCCAACAACTGCAGTTTGCATAACTTTAACAGGCGGGTATTCTCTTGTCTCTATATCTATGTTCCTTGTTGTGCTAATTCTTTCTGTGCCTGGTGCCACTCCAACAAGATAATTTTGCCTTTTAATAAGATCAGAATCCCAAATTCTATCATACGGGTCATCCGGGTACCTAAGAAACATATTGgcttaaaaatgttaaaccaaactCATGTCATCACTCATCACATTAGTTAGTTGTTCTTCCCAATCAAGCTAACCATGCTGCAATTTTTCCTTGAAAAGGCAATAAGGTTTTATACTTCTACTGATGCTTATTCTCTGAAGGAAAATTTTGGaaagtcttctcttcattcatTTATGTGCCAAAAGcaacatcaaatttaaaaataaaaaaaagggagcTTTCACACCTGACAGCATCCTCAGTTGGAGCACCAAAGTTTATTCTTGCAGCAACTTCCAAGAAGAAATTGTCCTCAAAATCCGTGGCATACATGGAAAGATTCAAGGGCCGCAACTCAAGGGTAGATATAAAAGGAGAACCAGTTGTAGCACAGCACATGCAAACATCAATAGAATTTGAGGGTGCTCTGATGATCATTTCCTTAACATATATCCTTGAGGCATCATATATTGACACTGTGGCCCATTTTGTTGCATCCAAGTAGAGCTGAAACTGAGGGTAAGTGTCTCCACTGTCCAAGCTTCCATACTGAAACGTTGCTCTCACCAAAtatcttcttctctcttctgtGCTTAGTGTGTAACAGTACTTCTTGCTCTCTATGGGAAAGTCTCTTCGCTTTTGATACTGCACCATGCTTCTATTTGGACTTTCTACTTCCACTGAAATGCCATGTTGCATGATCCTAGAATCTGAGATCCATGCCAACCCCGTGCTGGTATCAGTGTAATTACTTGTCCCTCCACAATCAATGCTAACAAATTCTGCAGGTGAAGAAGTTTAGATTGTGTTTTGTATCATTACATGACATGatggttcaaaaagaaaaagagaaagttttAGCAATCATGGTTTATGGTTACTTCAACtgaaattgaattgaaaagTATACGAAACTCACCTTCAAGTTGGCAAACAGCAAATGATGTCAACAGAGGgattaaaacaagaaaaagagaagataaatcCATGGATGTAaggaagagaaaataataattttgctaCAAGAATTTTAAGTGGTTGATTAATTTAACTGTTTGTTTTGAGTTGAGAGCATCTCAACTAGAACCAGCTTTCTCCCACTAATTAACTTTAACTTTTTGGGTCGATGACTTTGTTGAATGTTTGATTATTCATTCACGTTCGTGTCTTTATCTGTTCTGATGTTGGAATCCTCTTTTTCCTACAAAAGAAGATTTTAGGTTaaccatttatttttctctattatttttctaaaaagaagTGACACGAAAGGAACAAGCACAAGCTACAAAGCGACCCATgcacttatttttattgtaagaaGCTCCTAAAAACAATTAACAATTTGTCTTGGGGCTTCGGGACAACACGAAGACATACGATGTCGTGTTGGTAATAGGTTGTATCTTTGATGCCACCATGCGCCACATTAATGGTATTAATTTTTAGCAATATTTTGCACAGAATTTGACTTTTGAAACCACCATCATAAGTTGATGATATATACAAGAAAACGTTAACGAGGTACTAATATATTATGAATCGAAAAGGGCTTAAACTACGCTAAAAGAATGGCCAAAGCCAAATGATGAAAAAGAGGTACTACGTAATTACTAACGGAGGGCCATAAATTATGTACTTCAATTTGTGCTTTTTCAGACCGCAAAATCTGTGTTAACTGTGTAACTTTGGACCATGTTGTCTTGTGCTTTTTTATGTTTGGACCATTGAATGAATAAAACAAGGGGTTACAAgtaaatggtaaaaaaaagttcaactcAACCCATATTAACTCTGAAGATTTGGTTAGGTGGGAGAACCCAACCACTCAATAATACTCAAAATTCTCAATTTCCATACTTTCAATTTAGGAATTTGTAGTGGAGCATTCATCTTTTACCATTTTGGATATTCATTTACAATTttcaccttaagcactcaaatTCTGagcgtgtgtgtgtgtttaaacCACCCTCATTTATCCTCTTCAAAATCACCCAACATAGCCTTTTAACGTTGGAAAAAGTGTGACCTCGGCATGAAGACAGGCCAAGTCTAGAAGAGTGTGGTCCATCTCGAATCGCTGCATCAATCCAGTTGTTCAAGTAACAGATTTCACATTGAAATGTTCCAAGTTTTTCTATTGCAACTTGCCATCAGAAAAGGAAAGCCCTTCAGACTTCAGTTTGTTCTTTATTATTTCCCGTATGGCAGCATCCCTCTGACTCTAGTATTGCAAGTTTTCGCATGCAATACGGGacaaaacaaaaatgcaaaGTTAGAACTTAAGAGATGATATCTACGAGGTGAGTATCAAAACAATGttgaaaattgaataataaaaaaacttattcataTGTCAATGTATTTTGAAgtatatagtattttttatatatgtttctttataatttttaaaagtttttgtttttgcaatGGTTGTTATTGGTTTTGAAAAGAGCTAGACAAGTGAATGATGTTGCCCATGAACTAGTTAGGGTGACTTTATTTATGTCTAGTCAGCATAATTTCTATCTTGTATTAagactttaattataaataaaatggcatgagtattattgtttaaaaaaaaaagagttattgTTTCAAGAAGTTACATATTAATGTGTACAGTTCATTGTATTGCTGAAGTGCATAATGTactttataaataagaaaaaaaagtattttgagtttttatattttgttcaaACGTGattaaaattcttatattttcatattggtAAATTTGATcattaaactttcaaaaaaagaaaaacacgaGGTAATATGGTTCAATTCCCATGGGACTCAACACAAACACGTTCTCTACATCTCTTTGATAAGGGGCCCCAACTGGCCATGACTCAAAAAATAGATATACGTGGGACTCAACAAGCTCAGGAGCAACAACCACCTTCGTCTTCAACTCTTGTTGCACTTTTTGTTGCTCTTTCTCTGTGAGATGCAACAATGGGTTGTACCATTAGTGCCCCTCCTAGCACAGTCTGATCGAGAACTCTTGAACCATCTATAACCACCTAATTACATATGTGGCGGCGTATTGTACTTGCACTATAGTAACAAAGAATGAAAGATcaataataattcataaaagtttaacaaaaataacaagatttaaaaaataataatattttttttcatacatgACAGAAACAAGTCTGGGAGCCAAGCTTACCTATAATGGAGcttttattgttataataatataaattttaaaaagtattgatGAACGTAGTGAACTGCACATATGTAGCAGCTAAATTGGACTAACAAAGTTGGCATTATTTTCCTCCCATGCATGTATAATTTGTCACTAGTTTGAAACTAAATCAAGTATGcataaaaatttgtttgatgttccacatttttttatcactagttaatattaaattgtttgataatacttgaatttgatctttaacgaaaataatttttatcaagtTTTACTTATATTTCTGTCGAACtctaaattaatcaaatttctaTGAACCAgatgattaaaacaaaaaataa belongs to Glycine soja cultivar W05 chromosome 5, ASM419377v2, whole genome shotgun sequence and includes:
- the LOC114412798 gene encoding probable LRR receptor-like serine/threonine-protein kinase At1g67720 — its product is MDLSSLFLVLIPLLTSFAVCQLEEFVSIDCGGTSNYTDTSTGLAWISDSRIMQHGISVEVESPNRSMVQYQKRRDFPIESKKYCYTLSTEERRRYLVRATFQYGSLDSGDTYPQFQLYLDATKWATVSIYDASRIYVKEMIIRAPSNSIDVCMCCATTGSPFISTLELRPLNLSMYATDFEDNFFLEVAARINFGAPTEDAVRYPDDPYDRIWDSDLIKRQNYLVGVAPGTERISTTRNIDIETREYPPVKVMQTAVVGTKGVLSYRLNLEDFPANARAYAYFAEIEDLGQNESRKFKLKQPYIADYSNAVVNIAENANGSYTLYEPSYMNVTLEFVLSFSFVMTPDSTRGPLLNALEISKYVQIASKTDKQDTTVVNAFRLLSAQSSQTNEGDPCVPTPWEWVNCSTTTPPRITKIILSRRNVKGEIPSELSNMEALTELWLDGNLLTGQLPDMSKLINLKIVHLENNKLTGRLPSDMGSLPSLQALFIQNNSFSGEIPAGLISKKIIFNYDGNAELHRGKKKHFKMVLGISIGVLVILLILFLVSLVLLLNTRRKASKKKREEKGISGRTNSKPGYSFLRGGNLMDENTTCYITLSELKEATDNFSKKIGKGSFGSVYYGKMRDGKEIAVKSMNESSCHGNQQFVNEVALLSRIHHRNLVPLIGYCEEECQHILVYEYMHNGTLRDHIHESFKKQKLDWLARLRIAEDAAKGLEYLHTGCNPSIIHRDIKTGNILLDINMRAKVSDFGLSRLAEEDLTHISSIARGTVGYLDPEYYASQQLTEKSDVYSFGVVLLELIAGKKPVSSEDYSDEMNIVHWARSLTHKGDAMSIIDPSLEGNAKTESIWRVVEIAMQCVEQHGASRPRMQEIILAIQDAIKIEKGTENKLKSSSSFSGSSSSKPHSSRKTLLTSFLEIESPDVSNGCLPSAR